The Marinilongibacter aquaticus genome has a window encoding:
- the tamL gene encoding translocation and assembly module lipoprotein TamL: MGFSALSISCSHQFQLRENEFLLADIDFKGNTDVYSEELSDLIPLSQKANSKPLNLPFVQFTPRVWFYNFGLNNFKPYAQEQKLQAYQNELELLPKEFSGDNKLERKKQKLNRKILRVKDNLALQNSWFWRNIGEKQTIASAEGISQTEAIFERYLKDIGYREAQVSHRVDTLLTSEKFKLVYLIKEGPGYVIDTVNYAISDPALDSLIEAHDEDKFIKAGDLFDFRKVRMEKARLAQLAKENGYYNFLEQYIKAEAYNADYDFAEFERKKRGNLQFTIQNPPSREKHQKYTLNEVIFKAYDAFNDANTPIDTTNVNGVKYITLNKKLNERLLDKKVISRPGSLYNINDITDTQQQISLLNQFSFASSQITPISDKQANLEYYAPQLPKYSFSTGPGLNHVYNSGSSFLGFGIPVTLTARNWFKRLELFEASGRIFREGQPSPLNTNTVRGSWEIGTNFSVTYPNISFFGHDIEKLKFKNPRTQFSAGFNYSEPYWGNRLDFKISNNYRWQPKPFTTIFFSLIDVNLVNTNYNTNEAGQQFYNSLVEQQARGNNIKTTFDPQFVSSFNATYLYNDQDLQDPYGSSRFLRVYVESGGTLLNLAKNKEQIGFIEKLFPLRTDFNSPDTVRKYFRYVKANVDYRQYINLSPSSSLAYRVNVGVANPYGNKSLPYVKNFFVGGSNSVRAWSPRSLGVGSAQPDTAQNNIIPQTGDILIEGSVEVRKKVARFFGDIQLALFLDFGNIWKYYPIYTEEKQNKANFDFSRFYKEFAVGTGAGLRYDLTYFQFRFDWGIKVVDPSRSAGDRFVLDEFKLKRNYKYGLNFNLGIGYPF, from the coding sequence TTGGGATTTTCAGCATTGTCGATCTCATGCAGTCACCAATTTCAATTGCGGGAAAATGAGTTTCTTTTGGCCGATATCGATTTCAAAGGAAACACCGATGTGTATTCCGAAGAATTGTCGGACCTTATCCCCTTGAGCCAAAAAGCCAACAGCAAACCGCTGAATCTTCCTTTTGTACAATTCACTCCGCGTGTTTGGTTTTACAATTTCGGCCTCAACAATTTCAAACCTTACGCTCAAGAGCAAAAATTGCAGGCGTATCAAAACGAACTCGAATTGCTGCCCAAAGAGTTTTCGGGCGACAACAAACTGGAACGGAAAAAACAAAAGCTGAACCGGAAAATCTTGCGGGTCAAAGACAATTTAGCCTTGCAAAACAGTTGGTTCTGGCGAAATATCGGCGAAAAACAAACCATCGCCAGTGCAGAAGGCATAAGCCAGACCGAAGCCATTTTCGAACGCTATCTCAAAGATATTGGCTACCGCGAAGCTCAAGTTTCACACCGTGTCGACACCCTCTTGACCAGCGAGAAATTCAAATTGGTCTACTTGATAAAAGAAGGGCCAGGCTATGTTATCGATACTGTAAATTATGCAATTTCCGACCCAGCCCTCGACAGCTTGATCGAAGCCCACGACGAGGATAAATTTATAAAAGCAGGCGACCTGTTCGATTTCAGAAAAGTACGCATGGAAAAGGCCAGACTTGCTCAATTGGCCAAAGAAAACGGTTATTACAATTTCCTGGAACAATACATCAAAGCAGAGGCCTACAATGCCGATTATGATTTTGCCGAATTTGAAAGAAAAAAAAGAGGCAATCTGCAATTCACCATTCAAAACCCACCCAGTCGAGAAAAGCACCAAAAATACACCTTGAATGAGGTCATATTTAAGGCTTATGATGCTTTCAACGACGCCAACACGCCCATCGACACCACCAATGTGAACGGGGTAAAATACATTACACTGAACAAAAAACTAAACGAAAGACTGCTCGACAAAAAGGTGATTTCACGGCCCGGAAGTCTATACAACATCAACGACATTACCGATACGCAGCAGCAAATCAGTCTTTTGAATCAATTCTCCTTTGCCAGCTCGCAAATCACCCCCATCAGCGACAAACAGGCCAACCTGGAGTATTATGCCCCCCAATTGCCTAAATATTCTTTCAGCACAGGGCCCGGGCTCAATCACGTGTACAACAGCGGCTCAAGCTTTCTGGGCTTTGGTATACCCGTTACGCTTACGGCACGTAATTGGTTTAAACGACTGGAATTGTTCGAAGCTTCGGGACGCATATTTCGGGAGGGCCAACCTTCTCCGCTCAATACCAATACCGTAAGAGGCAGCTGGGAAATCGGCACCAATTTCAGTGTCACCTACCCCAACATCAGTTTTTTTGGGCACGACATCGAAAAGCTGAAATTCAAGAATCCAAGAACGCAGTTCAGTGCGGGTTTCAACTATTCCGAACCCTATTGGGGCAACCGCCTCGACTTCAAGATTTCGAACAATTACCGTTGGCAACCGAAACCCTTCACCACCATTTTCTTTTCTTTGATCGATGTCAACTTGGTCAATACCAATTACAACACCAACGAAGCAGGCCAGCAATTCTACAACAGCTTGGTTGAACAGCAAGCCCGCGGAAACAACATTAAAACCACATTCGATCCGCAATTTGTAAGCAGTTTCAATGCCACTTACCTGTACAACGACCAAGACTTGCAAGACCCTTACGGCAGTTCGCGTTTCCTTCGCGTGTATGTCGAATCGGGCGGCACATTGCTCAATCTCGCGAAAAACAAAGAGCAAATCGGCTTCATTGAAAAGCTCTTTCCTTTGCGAACGGATTTCAATTCACCGGATACCGTACGGAAATATTTTCGCTATGTCAAGGCCAATGTCGATTACCGCCAATACATCAATCTCAGTCCATCGAGCAGTTTGGCCTATCGGGTAAATGTGGGCGTGGCCAATCCATACGGAAACAAATCTTTGCCCTATGTGAAAAACTTTTTCGTCGGCGGCAGCAACTCGGTGCGGGCTTGGTCGCCGCGTTCTCTCGGTGTAGGCTCAGCACAACCCGACACGGCCCAAAACAACATTATTCCCCAAACGGGAGACATCTTGATAGAAGGCAGCGTAGAAGTGCGTAAAAAAGTAGCCCGCTTTTTTGGCGACATTCAACTGGCCCTTTTCTTGGACTTTGGAAATATCTGGAAATATTACCCGATTTACACCGAAGAAAAACAGAACAAAGCCAATTTCGATTTCAGTCGGTTTTATAAAGAATTTGCCGTGGGAACTGGTGCCGGCCTTCGTTACGACCTCACCTATTTCCAATTCCGATTCGACTGGGGAATCAAGGTCGTCGATCCTTCCCGATCGGCAGGCGACCGATTTGTACTCGACGAATTCAAGCTCAAACGCAATTACAAATACGGGCTCAATTTCAATTTGGGCATAGGGTATCCTTTCTAA
- a CDS encoding TrmH family RNA methyltransferase, with translation MIGISKQRQKYIQSLHIKKYRQQYGAFLVEGRKSIEELLAVSAESKISFEIEHLFLTETAVQLLGATAEKAELCTEKDLAKVSFYKTNTFGLAVVRMPNPPALAFGKNTWLVAVDGIKDPGNLGTIVRTADWYGIKQVWCSEDTVDFYSPKVIASTMGSFTRIAVSYVDLSQELEKAGQPVYGAFLGGENVHSVKFPESGILLIGSESHGISPEISEKVNHRITIPQFGRAESLNAGIATAVLLDNLRRNP, from the coding sequence GTGATTGGGATCAGCAAACAAAGGCAAAAATACATTCAATCTCTCCACATTAAAAAATACCGGCAGCAATATGGGGCTTTTCTTGTAGAAGGCAGGAAATCCATTGAAGAGTTGCTTGCGGTTTCTGCTGAATCCAAAATCAGTTTCGAGATCGAGCATTTGTTTCTTACCGAAACGGCGGTGCAGCTTTTGGGAGCGACGGCGGAAAAGGCCGAGCTGTGTACCGAAAAGGATCTGGCCAAAGTGTCTTTCTACAAGACCAATACATTTGGTTTGGCGGTGGTGCGAATGCCCAATCCGCCCGCATTGGCTTTCGGCAAAAACACTTGGCTCGTGGCTGTGGATGGCATCAAAGACCCCGGAAATTTGGGCACGATTGTGCGTACCGCCGATTGGTACGGCATAAAGCAAGTTTGGTGTTCGGAAGATACAGTCGATTTTTACAGCCCGAAAGTAATTGCGTCGACAATGGGTTCTTTTACACGCATCGCCGTGTCCTATGTCGACCTGAGCCAAGAGTTGGAAAAAGCGGGCCAACCTGTGTATGGAGCTTTTTTAGGCGGTGAAAACGTTCATTCGGTCAAATTTCCAGAGAGCGGTATTTTATTGATTGGTTCCGAGTCGCACGGCATTTCGCCCGAAATCAGTGAAAAAGTGAACCACCGCATCACCATTCCGCAGTTTGGACGGGCAGAATCTTTGAATGCGGGCATTGCCACCGCCGTATTATTGGATAATCTGCGAAGAAACCCGTAA